A window from Zingiber officinale cultivar Zhangliang chromosome 7A, Zo_v1.1, whole genome shotgun sequence encodes these proteins:
- the LOC122000245 gene encoding non-specific lipid-transfer protein 1-like, with protein sequence MARSLALVVVLVFIALLAGFQADAAVTCGQVASDLRPCIPYVTGQVSALPPACCNGVKGLNSAAQTTADRRAACNCIRSQASGISGLQPNRLSGLPGSCGVHLPFPISASTDCSSVS encoded by the exons ATGGCTCGATCCCTTGCCTTGGTGGTGGTACTCGTGTTCATCGCCCTCCTGGCAGGGTTCCAAGCCGACGCCGCAGTCACCTGTGGCCAAGTGGCCTCTGACCTGCGGCCGTGCATTCCCTACGTGACCGGTCAGGTGTCGGCGCTGCCTCCAGCCTGCTGTAACGGGGTGAAGGGCCTGAATAGCGCCGCGCAAACCACCGCCGACCGCCGTGCGGCGTGCAATTGCATCCGCTCACAGGCATCTGGAATCTCCGGCCTCCAGCCCAACCGCCTTTCCGGGCTCCCCGGCAGCTGCGGCGTCCACCTCCCATTCCCCATTAGTGCCTCCACTGATTGCTCCAG TGTGAGCTGA